Proteins co-encoded in one Methylobacterium sp. WL1 genomic window:
- the dusA gene encoding tRNA dihydrouridine(20/20a) synthase DusA has product MMDWTDRHCRAFHRTLSARARLYTEMVTTGAVLHGPRERLLGFSEQEHPVAVQLGGSDPAELAQAARIAAEFGYAEINLNVGCPSDRVQDGRFGACLMREPALVGDCVAALKAAVSVPVTVKCRIGVDDQDPEAALDALADAVVAAGVDGLIVHARKAWLQGLSPKENRDVPPLDYGRAARLKRRLGALPVAVNGGLRDLDTVRARLAEVDGAMVGRAAYTEPALLLGVDPELFGVAAPVPDAFAAMAAFEPYLAEVLARGERLHAVTRHMLGLFNGRPGARAFRRHLSTHGMRPDAGLQTLRDAVALVSREVPEARAA; this is encoded by the coding sequence ATGATGGACTGGACCGATCGCCATTGCCGGGCCTTCCACCGCACCCTCTCGGCGCGGGCGCGGCTCTATACCGAGATGGTGACCACGGGCGCGGTGCTGCATGGCCCGCGCGAACGGCTGCTTGGGTTCTCCGAGCAGGAGCATCCGGTCGCGGTCCAGCTCGGCGGGTCGGATCCGGCCGAGCTGGCGCAGGCGGCGCGGATCGCGGCGGAGTTCGGCTACGCCGAGATCAACCTCAATGTCGGCTGCCCGTCCGACCGGGTGCAGGACGGCCGCTTCGGCGCCTGCCTGATGCGCGAGCCGGCCCTGGTCGGCGACTGCGTGGCAGCCTTGAAGGCAGCCGTGTCGGTTCCCGTGACGGTCAAGTGCCGGATCGGCGTCGACGACCAGGATCCCGAGGCGGCCCTGGATGCGCTCGCCGACGCGGTCGTGGCCGCGGGGGTGGACGGGCTGATCGTCCACGCCCGCAAGGCCTGGCTCCAGGGGCTGTCGCCCAAGGAGAACCGCGACGTGCCGCCCCTCGATTACGGCCGCGCCGCACGGCTGAAGCGGCGGCTCGGCGCCCTGCCGGTGGCGGTCAACGGCGGCCTGCGCGACCTGGATACGGTGCGCGCGCGCCTCGCCGAGGTGGACGGCGCGATGGTCGGGCGCGCCGCCTATACCGAGCCGGCGCTGCTGCTCGGCGTCGATCCGGAGCTGTTCGGCGTGGCCGCGCCCGTCCCCGACGCCTTCGCGGCCATGGCGGCGTTCGAGCCCTACCTGGCTGAGGTCCTGGCCCGGGGCGAGCGTCTGCATGCCGTGACTCGCCACATGCTCGGTCTGTTCAACGGAAGGCCCGGCGCCCGGGCCTTCCGGCGCCACCTCTCGACCCACGGAATGCGGCCCGATGCCGGACTCCAGACCCTGCGGGATGCGGTCGCCCTGGTCTCGCGCGAAGTGCCGGAGGCGCGGGCGGCGTGA
- a CDS encoding SDR family oxidoreductase, with product MTTDPLHKYPRPPFEAQPQSFPGKTGRMAPEPDHGEDSYKGAGKLTGKVALITGGDSGIGRAVAIAYAREGADVAISYLPDEQADAEAVSGWIEKAGRRALLLPGDLKDPAYGRSIVARTAETFGRLDVLVNNGAFQQPNQGLDAIEDAIFEDHFRTNVFGPFYVTKAALAHLKPGASVIFTSSVNSKHPMPSLMAYSATKGALSNMVLSLSQLLAEKGIRVNGVLPGPIWTPFIPSGMSQDSVKSFGSQVPFGRPGQPAELASAYVMLASEESSYTSGALVTVAGAMPVF from the coding sequence ATGACCACAGATCCGCTGCACAAGTATCCCCGTCCGCCGTTCGAGGCGCAGCCGCAGAGCTTTCCGGGCAAGACCGGCCGCATGGCGCCCGAGCCCGATCACGGCGAGGACAGCTACAAGGGCGCGGGCAAGCTCACCGGCAAGGTCGCGCTGATTACCGGTGGCGACAGCGGCATCGGCCGCGCGGTGGCGATCGCCTACGCCCGCGAGGGGGCCGACGTCGCCATCTCGTACCTGCCCGACGAGCAGGCGGATGCCGAGGCGGTGAGCGGCTGGATCGAGAAGGCGGGTCGGCGCGCGCTGCTGCTGCCGGGCGACCTCAAGGATCCCGCCTACGGCCGCTCGATCGTGGCCCGCACCGCAGAGACCTTTGGACGCCTCGACGTGCTTGTGAACAACGGCGCGTTCCAGCAGCCGAACCAGGGCCTGGACGCCATCGAGGACGCCATCTTCGAGGACCATTTCCGCACGAACGTGTTCGGCCCGTTCTACGTGACCAAGGCGGCGCTCGCCCACCTGAAGCCCGGCGCGTCGGTGATCTTCACCTCCTCGGTGAATTCCAAGCATCCGATGCCGTCCCTCATGGCCTATAGTGCGACCAAGGGCGCACTGAGCAACATGGTGCTGAGCCTGTCCCAACTCCTGGCCGAGAAGGGCATCCGGGTGAACGGCGTGCTGCCGGGCCCGATCTGGACGCCGTTCATCCCGTCCGGGATGAGCCAGGATTCGGTGAAATCCTTCGGTAGCCAGGTGCCGTTCGGCCGCCCGGGCCAGCCGGCCGAGCTCGCCTCCGCGTACGTGATGCTGGCCTCCGAGGAGAGCAGCTACACGTCGGGGGCGCTCGTCACCGTGGCCGGCGCGATGCCGGTGTTCTGA